A single genomic interval of Legionella israelensis harbors:
- a CDS encoding DMT family transporter: MFVGNLCAGLVPFLFKNPAAIAKEVWYIPRRTFLFLMGSTFFTFLYPMLIYFALERTTVINVTLISQLDGVFFIIISTLIIGIKVSRNEIWGYSIITIGTFSILFYKSGFTFRIGDWLVVLATICINAIEVIDKRLIEDCSFMTITSVTNLFSAIIFFWITYLSFGWEHFLGVFHGELWIIMLVYAGLTIVLADVLWLKALKLNISLNLVSKLSLLSPAITLLLAFFLLDEIPTSPEVFGIIVIFLGLFVTAFAKARPRKLKTNSVKT, translated from the coding sequence TTGTTCGTAGGTAATTTGTGCGCAGGCCTTGTTCCATTTTTATTTAAAAACCCAGCGGCTATTGCAAAAGAAGTTTGGTACATACCACGCCGAACCTTTTTATTTCTTATGGGAAGCACGTTTTTCACTTTTTTATATCCTATGTTAATTTATTTTGCGTTAGAACGTACCACGGTCATTAATGTCACGCTTATTTCGCAATTAGACGGCGTATTTTTCATTATTATCAGCACGTTAATTATTGGTATTAAAGTTTCGCGCAATGAAATTTGGGGATATTCCATTATTACCATTGGTACATTTTCTATTCTTTTCTATAAAAGCGGTTTTACTTTTCGAATCGGCGATTGGCTTGTTGTTCTGGCTACGATTTGTATTAATGCAATAGAGGTGATAGATAAAAGACTTATCGAGGATTGCTCTTTCATGACGATAACTTCCGTAACAAATTTATTTTCTGCGATTATTTTCTTTTGGATTACCTATCTTTCTTTTGGTTGGGAACACTTCCTAGGAGTTTTTCATGGCGAACTTTGGATAATTATGTTGGTTTATGCTGGCCTAACTATTGTGCTGGCTGATGTACTTTGGCTTAAGGCACTAAAATTGAATATTTCTTTAAATTTAGTGTCGAAACTTTCACTTCTATCACCTGCTATTACACTGCTTTTAGCATTTTTCTTATTAGATGAGATACCCACTAGTCCCGAAGTATTTGGAATAATAGTTATCTTTTTAGGGCTGTTTGTTACGGCTTTTGCTAAAGCTCGTCCGCGAAAATTGAAAACAAATTCGGTCAAAACTTAA
- a CDS encoding IS256 family transposase, translated as MTDYNITVGKELLPELLSSQDGLAKLVEGVLNQVLEAQVSESLGADKHERSGERIGYRNGYRPRQLYTRVGPVTLQVPQTRDGSFSTDIFKRYQRSEQAFVLALMEMVVNGVSTRKVNNITEELCGASFSKSTVSQLCSGLDARVRAFNERRFDGDNYPFIMVDAMFIKCRDGDRVVSRAALTISGIRSDGYREILGLRIGDTESYATWDEAFKWLKSRGLKGVMYVVSDQHAGLVEAARKHFQGATWQRCQVHLMRNILGHCSVRHRKDVAEKAKLVFQAPDMEEARRRRDDFIDAFEKKAPKSVTCLEEAFDDAMVVMALPEKYRKRLRTTNMQERINEEIRRRERVIRIFPNDDSAWRLIGALLAEQNEQWQSRRYLNMDEFNDWLAENEAGKSNVVGMNALTK; from the coding sequence ATGACGGATTACAATATTACAGTTGGAAAGGAATTGCTTCCAGAACTTTTATCAAGCCAGGATGGGCTCGCAAAGCTTGTTGAAGGTGTATTGAATCAGGTATTGGAGGCACAGGTGTCAGAAAGTCTGGGAGCAGACAAGCATGAACGTTCAGGTGAACGTATAGGCTATCGTAACGGTTACCGTCCAAGACAACTATACACTCGTGTGGGACCAGTCACTCTTCAAGTGCCGCAGACACGTGATGGCTCTTTTTCTACCGATATTTTTAAGCGCTATCAACGCAGTGAGCAGGCTTTTGTATTGGCTCTGATGGAAATGGTTGTTAATGGCGTATCAACCAGAAAAGTTAATAACATTACTGAAGAACTTTGCGGTGCTAGTTTTTCAAAGTCAACCGTCAGTCAACTGTGTTCTGGTCTTGATGCAAGAGTCAGAGCCTTCAACGAGCGTCGGTTTGATGGTGACAACTACCCATTTATCATGGTTGATGCGATGTTTATCAAGTGTCGTGATGGTGACAGAGTCGTGTCTCGAGCAGCCTTGACCATCTCGGGTATCAGAAGTGATGGCTACCGTGAAATACTGGGCCTTCGCATTGGTGACACTGAGAGCTATGCTACATGGGATGAAGCGTTTAAATGGCTAAAATCTCGTGGGCTAAAAGGCGTGATGTATGTTGTGTCAGACCAGCATGCAGGGCTTGTGGAAGCGGCTAGAAAGCACTTTCAAGGTGCAACCTGGCAACGATGCCAAGTTCACTTGATGCGCAACATCCTCGGGCACTGCTCTGTCAGACACCGCAAAGATGTTGCTGAAAAGGCAAAGCTTGTTTTTCAGGCACCTGATATGGAAGAAGCCAGGCGTAGACGCGATGATTTTATTGATGCCTTTGAGAAAAAAGCACCAAAATCAGTTACCTGCCTTGAGGAGGCTTTTGACGATGCCATGGTAGTTATGGCGTTGCCGGAGAAATACAGGAAGCGACTTCGCACCACCAACATGCAAGAGCGAATTAACGAGGAAATCAGGCGCCGAGAACGAGTGATAAGGATATTTCCTAATGATGATTCTGCATGGCGGCTGATTGGCGCTTTATTAGCTGAACAAAACGAGCAGTGGCAATCAAGGCGTTATCTTAATATGGACGAATTTAATGACTGGCTGGCTGAGAATGAAGCCGGAAAGTCTAATGTTGTAGGGATGAATGCTTTGACTAAATAA